A region of Arabidopsis thaliana chromosome 5, partial sequence DNA encodes the following proteins:
- the DAR5 gene encoding DA1-related protein 5 (DA1-related protein 5 (DAR5); FUNCTIONS IN: zinc ion binding, ATP binding; INVOLVED IN: apoptosis; EXPRESSED IN: 12 plant structures; EXPRESSED DURING: LP.04 four leaves visible, 4 anthesis, petal differentiation and expansion stage; CONTAINS InterPro DOMAIN/s: Zinc finger, LIM-type (InterPro:IPR001781), NB-ARC (InterPro:IPR002182), Powdery mildew resistance protein, RPW8 domain (InterPro:IPR008808), Protein of unknown function DUF3633 (InterPro:IPR022087); BEST Arabidopsis thaliana protein match is: DA1-related protein 6 (TAIR:AT5G66620.1); Has 1986 Blast hits to 1972 proteins in 186 species: Archae - 0; Bacteria - 28; Metazoa - 152; Fungi - 18; Plants - 1741; Viruses - 0; Other Eukaryotes - 47 (source: NCBI BLink).), giving the protein MPISDVASLVGGAALGAPLSEIFKLVIEEAKKVKDFKPLSQDLASTMERLVPIFNEIDMMQQGSNRGTSELKVLTETMERAGEMVHKCSRIQWYSIAKKALYTREIKAINQDFLKFCQIELQLIQHRNQLQYMRSMGMASVSTKADLLSDIGNEFSKLCLVAQPEVVTKFWLKRPLMELKKMLFEDGVVTVVVSAPYALGKTTLVTKLCHDADVKEKFKQIFFISVSKFPNVRLIGHKLLEHIGCKANEYENDLDAMLYIQQLLKQLGRNGSILLVLDDVWAEEESLLQKFLIQLPDYKILVTSRFEFTSFGPTFHLKPLIDDEVECRDEIEENEKLPEVNPPLSMCGGCNSAVKHEESVNILGVLWHPGCFCCRSCDKPIAIHELENHVSNSRGKFHKSCYERYCYVCKEKKMKTYNIHPFWEERYCPVHEADGTPKCCSCERLEPRGTKYGKLSDGRWLCLECGKSAMDSDECQPLYFDMRDFFESLNMKIEKEFPLILVRKELLNKKEEKIDNHYEVLIRAYCMSEQKIMTYVSEEPRTGQNKQLIDMDTEPQGVVHECKVTAILILYGLPRLLTGYILAHEMMHAWLRLNGHMNLNNILEEGICQVLGHLWLESQTYATADTTADAASASSSSSRTPPAASASKKGEWSDFDKKLVEFCKNQIETDESPVYGLGFRTVNEMVTNSSLQETLKEILRRR; this is encoded by the exons ATGCCGATCTCGGATGTCGCTTCTTTGGTTGGAGGTGCTGCTTTGGGAGCTCCACTTTCTGAGATATTTAAACTGGTAATTGAAGAGGCCAAGAAAGTGAAGGACTTTAAACCATTATCCCAGGATCTCGCTTCGACGATGGAGAGATTGGTTCCGATTTTCAACGAGATCGACATGATGCAACAAGGATCGAACCGAGGTACGAGTGAGCTAAAGGTTCTGACCGAAACGATGGAACGAGCTGGGGAAATGGTTCATAAGTGTTCACGCATCCAGTGGTACAGTATCGCCAAGAAAGCTTTATATACCAGAGAAATAAAAGCAATCAATCAGGATTTTCTCAAGTTCTGTCAGATTGAGTTACAGCTTATTCAGCATAGGAACCAGTTGCAATATATGCGTTCCATGGGCATGGCAAGCGTGAGTACGAAAGCCGACCTACTGAGTGATATTGGGAATGAATTTTCCAAGCTTTGTCTAGTGGCTCAGCCCGAAGTAGTTACTAAATTTTGGTTGAAGAGGCCATTAATGGAGTTAAAGAAGATGCTTTTTGAAGACGGAGTGGTTACCGTCGTGGTCTCTGCTCCTTATGCCCTCGGGAAGACCACGTTGGTTACAAAGCTTTGCCATGATGCAGATGTTAAGG AAAAATTCAAGCagatcttctttatctctgtGTCAAAATTCCCTAACGTGAGGCTCATCGGACACAAGTTACTCGAGCACATTGGTTGTAAAGCAAATGAATATGAGAATGACTTAGATGCAATGCTCTACATTCAACAACTGCTGAAGCAACTTGGACGAAATGGGTCTATATTGTTGGTTTTAGATGATGTTTGGGCTGAGGAAGAGTCCTTGCTACAAAAGTTTCTGATTCAGCTACCTGATTACAAGATTTTGGTGACTTCTCGGTTTGAGTTCACAAGTTTTGGTCCCACTTTTCATTTGAAACCCTTGATAGATGACGAGGTCGAATGCAGAGATgagatagaagaaaatgaaaagctTCCAGAGGTGAATCCTCCTCTTAG CATGTGTGGTGGTTGCAACTCTGCGGTTAAACATGAAGAATCTGTGAATATTTTGGGTGTTCTTTGGCATCCTGGATGCTTCTGCTGTCGTTCTTGTGACAAACCAATTGCTATTCATGAGCTCGAGAACCAT GTTTCAAACTCAAGAGGCAAGTTTCACAAATCCTGCTATGAACGGTACTGCTATGTctgcaaagagaagaag ATGAAAACGTACAATATTCATCCGTTTTGGGAGGAAAGATACTGCCCTGTTCATGAAGCTGATGGAACTCCCAAATGCTGCAGTTGCGAAAGGTTAGAG CCTAGGGGAACAAAGTATGGAAAGCTTAGTGATGGTCGATGGCTATGCCTAGAATGTGGGAAATCCGCTATGGATTCTGATGAATGCCAGCCTTTGTACTTTGACATGCGTGATTTCTTCGAAAGCTTAAACATGAAGATTGAGAAAGAATTTCCTTTAATTTTGGTGCGGAAAGAACTGCTCaataaaaaggaagagaaaatt GACAATCATTATGAGGTGTTAATCAGAGCTTATTGCATGTCTGAACAGAAGATCATGACATAT GTCTCAGAGGAGCCAAGGACGGGTCAGAACAAGCAGCTTATAGACATGGATACGGAACCTCAAGGGGTTGTTCATGAGTGCAAGGTCACTGCAATTCTCATCCTATATGGACTTCCTAG ATTGCTAACAGGATATATCTTGGCTCACGAGATGATGCATGCTTGGCTTAGACTCAATG GACATATGAACCTGAACAACATTTTGGAAGAAGGAATATGCCAAGTGCTAGGTCACCTGTGGTTGGAGTCTCAGACATACGCCACTGCTGATACTACTGCAGATGCAgcatcagcttcttcttcttcttcccgcACTCCTCCAGCTGCTAGTGCCTCAAAG
- the DAR6 gene encoding DA1-related protein 6 has product MWCVPCCFKPSTSEDRFEAETIHVIEVSQHEADIQKAKQRSLATHEAEKLDLATHEAEQLDLAIQEFSRQEEEEERRRTRELENDAQIANVLQHEERERLINKKTALEDEEDELLARTLEESLKENNRRKMFEEQVNKDEQLALIVQESLNMEEYPIRLEEYKSISRRAPLDVDEQFAKAVKESLKNKGKGKQFEDEQVKKDEQLALIVQESLNMVESPPRLEENNNISTRAPVDEDEQLAKAVEESLKGKGQIKQSKDEVEGDGMLLELNPPPSLCGGCNFAVEHGGSVNILGVLWHPGCFCCRACHKPIAIHDIENHVSNSRGKFHKSCYERYCYVCKEKKMKTYNNHPFWEERYCPVHEADGTPKCCSCERLEPRESNYVMLADGRWLCLECMNSAVMDSDECQPLHFDMRDFFEGLNMKIEKEFPFLLVEKQALNKAEKEEKIDYQYEVVTRGICLSEEQIVDSVSQRPVRGPNNKLVGMATESQKVTRECEVTAILILYGLPRLLTGYILAHEMMHAYLRLNGHRNLNNILEEGICQVLGHLWLDSQTYATADATADASSSASSSSRTPPAASASKKGEWSDFDKKLVEFCKNQIETDDSPVYGLGFRTVNEMVTNSSLQETLKEILRQR; this is encoded by the exons ATGTGGTGCGTCCCCTGCTGCTTCAAGCCCTCCACTTCTGAG GATCGTTTTGAAGCAGAAACTATTCACGTCATAGAAGTTTCACAGCATGAAGCTGACATTCAGAAAGCTAAACAGCGTTCTTTGGCCACTCATGAAGCTGAAAAGCTTGATTTGGCCACTCATGAAGCTGAACAGCTTGATTTGGCCATTCAAGAATTTTCTCGtcaagaggaggaggaggaaagaAGGCGCACCAGAGAGTTAGAAAACGATGCGCAGATAGCAAATGTTCTTCAACACGAGGAAAGAGAAAGGCTGATCAATAAGAAAACTGCAttggaagacgaagaagacgagcTGCTTGCTAGGACTTTAGAGGAGAGTTTAAAGGAgaacaacagaagaaaaatgtttgaagAACAAGTGAACAAGGATGAACAGCTTGCTCTGATTGTTCAGGAGAGTCTGAACATGGAAGAGTATCCTATTCGACTTGAAGAATATAAAAGTATATCTCGTAGAGCTCCGTTGGATGTAGATGAGCAGTTTGCTAAGGCTGTTAAGGAGAGTTTGAAGAACAAAGGTAAAGGAAAGCAATTTGAAGATGAACAAGTGAAGAAGGATGAGCAGCTTGCTTTGATTGTTCAGGAGAGTCTAAACATGGTAGAGTCTCCTCCTCGActtgaagaaaataacaacattTCCACTAGAGCTCCTGTGGATGAAGATGAGCAGCTTGCAAAGGCTGTTGAAGAGAGTTTGAAGGGGAAGGGTCAAATAAAGCAATCAAAAGATGAGGTGGAAGGAGATGGAATGCTCCTAGAGTTGAATCCTCCTCCTAG CTTGTGTGGTGGTTGCAACTTTGCGGTTGAACATGGAGGATCTGTGAATATCTTGGGTGTTCTTTGGCATCCTGGATGTTTCTGTTGTCGTGCTTGTCACAAACCAATTGCTATCCACGATATCGAAAACCAT GTTTCAAACTCAAGAGGCAAGTTTCACAAATCGTGCTATGAACGGTACTGCTATGTctgcaaagagaagaag ATGAAAACGTACAATAATCATCCGTTTTGGGAGGAAAGATACTGCCCTGTTCATGAAGCTGATGGAACTCCCAAATGCTGCAGTTGCGAAAGGTTAGAG CCTAGGGAATCAAACTATGTAATGCTTGCTGATGGTCGATGGCTATGCCTCGAATGTATGAATTCTGCCGTTATGGATTCTGATGAATGCCAGCCTTTGCACTTTGACATGCGTGATTTCTTCGAAGGCTTAAACATGAAGATTGAGAAagaatttccttttcttttggtggAAAAACAAGCGCTGAATAAAGctgagaaggaagagaaaatt GACTATCAGTATGAGGTGGTAACCAGAGGTATTTGCCTATCTGAAGAGCAGATTGTCGATAGT GTCTCCCAAAGGCCAGTCAGGGGGCCAAACAACAAGCTAGTAGGCATGGCTACAGAATCTCAAAAGGTAACTCGTGAGTGCGAGGTCACTGCAATTCTCATCCTATATGGACTTCCTAG GTTACTAACAGGATATATTTTGGCTCACGAGATGATGCATGCTTATCTTAGACTCAATG GACATAGGAACCTGAACAACATTTTGGAAGAAGGAATATGCCAAGTTCTAGGTCACCTGTGGTTGGATTCTCAGACATACGCCACTGCTGATGCTACTGCAgatgcatcatcatcagcttcttcttcttcccgcACTCCTCCAGCTGCTAGTGCGTCAAAGAAAGGTGAGTGGTCTGATTTCGACAAGAAACTGGTGGAGTTTTGCAAGAATCAGATAGAAACAGACGATTCACCGGTCTACGGTCTTGGATTCAGGACAGTTAACGAGATGGTGACAAACTCCAGCCTCCAGGAAACCCTGAAAGAGATTCTTCGCCAGAGGTAA
- the DAR6 gene encoding DA1-related protein 6 (DA1-related protein 6 (DAR6); FUNCTIONS IN: zinc ion binding; EXPRESSED IN: 13 plant structures; EXPRESSED DURING: 8 growth stages; CONTAINS InterPro DOMAIN/s: Zinc finger, LIM-type (InterPro:IPR001781), Ubiquitin interacting motif (InterPro:IPR003903), Protein of unknown function DUF3633 (InterPro:IPR022087); BEST Arabidopsis thaliana protein match is: DA1-related protein 5 (TAIR:AT5G66630.1); Has 1807 Blast hits to 1807 proteins in 277 species: Archae - 0; Bacteria - 0; Metazoa - 736; Fungi - 347; Plants - 385; Viruses - 0; Other Eukaryotes - 339 (source: NCBI BLink).) produces the protein MASDYYSSDDEGFGEKVGLIGEKDRFEAETIHVIEVSQHEADIQKAKQRSLATHEAEKLDLATHEAEQLDLAIQEFSRQEEEEERRRTRELENDAQIANVLQHEERERLINKKTALEDEEDELLARTLEESLKENNRRKMFEEQVNKDEQLALIVQESLNMEEYPIRLEEYKSISRRAPLDVDEQFAKAVKESLKNKGKGKQFEDEQVKKDEQLALIVQESLNMVESPPRLEENNNISTRAPVDEDEQLAKAVEESLKGKGQIKQSKDEVEGDGMLLELNPPPSLCGGCNFAVEHGGSVNILGVLWHPGCFCCRACHKPIAIHDIENHVSNSRGKFHKSCYERYCYVCKEKKMKTYNNHPFWEERYCPVHEADGTPKCCSCERLEPRESNYVMLADGRWLCLECMNSAVMDSDECQPLHFDMRDFFEGLNMKIEKEFPFLLVEKQALNKAEKEEKIDYQYEVVTRGICLSEEQIVDSVSQRPVRGPNNKLVGMATESQKVTRECEVTAILILYGLPRLLTGYILAHEMMHAYLRLNGHRNLNNILEEGICQVLGHLWLDSQTYATADATADASSSASSSSRTPPAASASKKGEWSDFDKKLVEFCKNQIETDDSPVYGLGFRTVNEMVTNSSLQETLKEILRQR, from the exons ATGGCCTCTGATTACTATTCATCTGACGATGAAGGGTTTGG GGAAAAGGTTGGTCTGATCGGTGAAAAG GATCGTTTTGAAGCAGAAACTATTCACGTCATAGAAGTTTCACAGCATGAAGCTGACATTCAGAAAGCTAAACAGCGTTCTTTGGCCACTCATGAAGCTGAAAAGCTTGATTTGGCCACTCATGAAGCTGAACAGCTTGATTTGGCCATTCAAGAATTTTCTCGtcaagaggaggaggaggaaagaAGGCGCACCAGAGAGTTAGAAAACGATGCGCAGATAGCAAATGTTCTTCAACACGAGGAAAGAGAAAGGCTGATCAATAAGAAAACTGCAttggaagacgaagaagacgagcTGCTTGCTAGGACTTTAGAGGAGAGTTTAAAGGAgaacaacagaagaaaaatgtttgaagAACAAGTGAACAAGGATGAACAGCTTGCTCTGATTGTTCAGGAGAGTCTGAACATGGAAGAGTATCCTATTCGACTTGAAGAATATAAAAGTATATCTCGTAGAGCTCCGTTGGATGTAGATGAGCAGTTTGCTAAGGCTGTTAAGGAGAGTTTGAAGAACAAAGGTAAAGGAAAGCAATTTGAAGATGAACAAGTGAAGAAGGATGAGCAGCTTGCTTTGATTGTTCAGGAGAGTCTAAACATGGTAGAGTCTCCTCCTCGActtgaagaaaataacaacattTCCACTAGAGCTCCTGTGGATGAAGATGAGCAGCTTGCAAAGGCTGTTGAAGAGAGTTTGAAGGGGAAGGGTCAAATAAAGCAATCAAAAGATGAGGTGGAAGGAGATGGAATGCTCCTAGAGTTGAATCCTCCTCCTAG CTTGTGTGGTGGTTGCAACTTTGCGGTTGAACATGGAGGATCTGTGAATATCTTGGGTGTTCTTTGGCATCCTGGATGTTTCTGTTGTCGTGCTTGTCACAAACCAATTGCTATCCACGATATCGAAAACCAT GTTTCAAACTCAAGAGGCAAGTTTCACAAATCGTGCTATGAACGGTACTGCTATGTctgcaaagagaagaag ATGAAAACGTACAATAATCATCCGTTTTGGGAGGAAAGATACTGCCCTGTTCATGAAGCTGATGGAACTCCCAAATGCTGCAGTTGCGAAAGGTTAGAG CCTAGGGAATCAAACTATGTAATGCTTGCTGATGGTCGATGGCTATGCCTCGAATGTATGAATTCTGCCGTTATGGATTCTGATGAATGCCAGCCTTTGCACTTTGACATGCGTGATTTCTTCGAAGGCTTAAACATGAAGATTGAGAAagaatttccttttcttttggtggAAAAACAAGCGCTGAATAAAGctgagaaggaagagaaaatt GACTATCAGTATGAGGTGGTAACCAGAGGTATTTGCCTATCTGAAGAGCAGATTGTCGATAGT GTCTCCCAAAGGCCAGTCAGGGGGCCAAACAACAAGCTAGTAGGCATGGCTACAGAATCTCAAAAGGTAACTCGTGAGTGCGAGGTCACTGCAATTCTCATCCTATATGGACTTCCTAG GTTACTAACAGGATATATTTTGGCTCACGAGATGATGCATGCTTATCTTAGACTCAATG GACATAGGAACCTGAACAACATTTTGGAAGAAGGAATATGCCAAGTTCTAGGTCACCTGTGGTTGGATTCTCAGACATACGCCACTGCTGATGCTACTGCAgatgcatcatcatcagcttcttcttcttcccgcACTCCTCCAGCTGCTAGTGCGTCAAAGAAAGGTGAGTGGTCTGATTTCGACAAGAAACTGGTGGAGTTTTGCAAGAATCAGATAGAAACAGACGATTCACCGGTCTACGGTCTTGGATTCAGGACAGTTAACGAGATGGTGACAAACTCCAGCCTCCAGGAAACCCTGAAAGAGATTCTTCGCCAGAGGTAA
- the DAR6 gene encoding DA1-related protein 6 yields the protein MWCVPCCFKPSTSEDRFEAETIHVIEVSQHEADIQKAKQRSLATHEAEKLDLATHEAEQLDLAIQEFSRQEEEEERRRTRELENDAQIANVLQHEERERLINKKTALEDEEDELLARTLEESLKENNRRKMFEEQVNKDEQLALIVQESLNMEEYPIRLEEYKSISRRAPLDVDEQFAKAVKESLKNKGKGKQFEDEQVKKDEQLALIVQESLNMVESPPRLEENNNISTRAPVDEDEQLAKAVEESLKGKGQIKQSKDEVEGDGMLLELNPPPSLCGGCNFAVEHGGSVNILGVLWHPGCFCCRACHKPIAIHDIENHVSNSRGKFHKSCYERYCYVCKEKKMKTYNNHPFWEERYCPVHEADGTPKCCSCERLEPRESNYVMLADGRWLCLECMNSAVMDSDECQPLHFDMRDFFEGLNMKIEKEFPFLLVEKQALNKAEKEEKIDYQYEVVTRGICLSEEQIVDSVSQRPVRGPNNKLVGMATESQKVTNRIYFGSRDDACLS from the exons ATGTGGTGCGTCCCCTGCTGCTTCAAGCCCTCCACTTCTGAG GATCGTTTTGAAGCAGAAACTATTCACGTCATAGAAGTTTCACAGCATGAAGCTGACATTCAGAAAGCTAAACAGCGTTCTTTGGCCACTCATGAAGCTGAAAAGCTTGATTTGGCCACTCATGAAGCTGAACAGCTTGATTTGGCCATTCAAGAATTTTCTCGtcaagaggaggaggaggaaagaAGGCGCACCAGAGAGTTAGAAAACGATGCGCAGATAGCAAATGTTCTTCAACACGAGGAAAGAGAAAGGCTGATCAATAAGAAAACTGCAttggaagacgaagaagacgagcTGCTTGCTAGGACTTTAGAGGAGAGTTTAAAGGAgaacaacagaagaaaaatgtttgaagAACAAGTGAACAAGGATGAACAGCTTGCTCTGATTGTTCAGGAGAGTCTGAACATGGAAGAGTATCCTATTCGACTTGAAGAATATAAAAGTATATCTCGTAGAGCTCCGTTGGATGTAGATGAGCAGTTTGCTAAGGCTGTTAAGGAGAGTTTGAAGAACAAAGGTAAAGGAAAGCAATTTGAAGATGAACAAGTGAAGAAGGATGAGCAGCTTGCTTTGATTGTTCAGGAGAGTCTAAACATGGTAGAGTCTCCTCCTCGActtgaagaaaataacaacattTCCACTAGAGCTCCTGTGGATGAAGATGAGCAGCTTGCAAAGGCTGTTGAAGAGAGTTTGAAGGGGAAGGGTCAAATAAAGCAATCAAAAGATGAGGTGGAAGGAGATGGAATGCTCCTAGAGTTGAATCCTCCTCCTAG CTTGTGTGGTGGTTGCAACTTTGCGGTTGAACATGGAGGATCTGTGAATATCTTGGGTGTTCTTTGGCATCCTGGATGTTTCTGTTGTCGTGCTTGTCACAAACCAATTGCTATCCACGATATCGAAAACCAT GTTTCAAACTCAAGAGGCAAGTTTCACAAATCGTGCTATGAACGGTACTGCTATGTctgcaaagagaagaag ATGAAAACGTACAATAATCATCCGTTTTGGGAGGAAAGATACTGCCCTGTTCATGAAGCTGATGGAACTCCCAAATGCTGCAGTTGCGAAAGGTTAGAG CCTAGGGAATCAAACTATGTAATGCTTGCTGATGGTCGATGGCTATGCCTCGAATGTATGAATTCTGCCGTTATGGATTCTGATGAATGCCAGCCTTTGCACTTTGACATGCGTGATTTCTTCGAAGGCTTAAACATGAAGATTGAGAAagaatttccttttcttttggtggAAAAACAAGCGCTGAATAAAGctgagaaggaagagaaaatt GACTATCAGTATGAGGTGGTAACCAGAGGTATTTGCCTATCTGAAGAGCAGATTGTCGATAGT GTCTCCCAAAGGCCAGTCAGGGGGCCAAACAACAAGCTAGTAGGCATGGCTACAGAATCTCAAAAG GTTACTAACAGGATATATTTTGGCTCACGAGATGATGCATGCTTATCTTAG